A region from the Kribbella shirazensis genome encodes:
- a CDS encoding SulP family inorganic anion transporter, with amino-acid sequence MTSLAPESATPEPAQFPPADEADITSVRAALRSPRRLRVEVLAGLVVALALIPEAISFSIIAGVDPRVGLFASFTMAVSIAFLGGRPAMISAATGAVALVIAPVMRDHGFEYLIATVLLAGVLQVVLGVLGVARLMRFIPRSVMVGFVNALAILIFLAQLPHLTHVPWPVYPLVAAGIVVMVFLPRFTKAVPAPLIAILAVTVFVALTSVTVPTVGDEGKLPDSLPSLFWPDVPWNLDTLRIIAPYAVAMALVGLLESLMTAKLVDDVTDTHSHKTREAWGQGVSNVITGFFGGMGGCAMIGQTMINVKASGARTRISTFLAGTFLLILVVGLGDLVGDIPMAALVAVMIMVSVGTFDWHSLRSLRRMPRSETVVMLSTVVVVVITHNLAIGVIVGVVVAMILFARRVAHFTTVTDVAHLDDDTKVYAVTGELFFASSNDLVYQFDYRGDPANIVIDLTDSHIWDASTVATLDAITTKYARYGKTVQIVGLNPASAERHERLAGKLGAGH; translated from the coding sequence ATGACCTCGCTGGCACCTGAGTCAGCCACGCCCGAACCCGCCCAGTTCCCTCCCGCCGATGAAGCCGACATCACGTCGGTCCGCGCCGCGCTCCGTTCGCCGCGCAGGTTGCGCGTCGAGGTGCTGGCCGGCCTGGTGGTCGCGCTCGCGCTGATCCCGGAGGCGATCAGCTTCTCGATCATCGCCGGCGTCGATCCGCGGGTGGGGCTGTTCGCGTCGTTCACGATGGCGGTCTCGATCGCGTTTCTCGGCGGCCGCCCGGCGATGATCTCCGCGGCGACGGGCGCGGTGGCGCTGGTGATCGCTCCCGTGATGCGTGACCACGGCTTCGAGTACCTGATCGCCACAGTGCTCCTGGCCGGCGTCCTGCAGGTGGTCCTCGGCGTGCTCGGGGTCGCGCGGCTGATGCGGTTCATCCCGCGGTCGGTGATGGTGGGCTTCGTCAACGCCCTCGCGATTCTGATCTTCCTGGCTCAGTTGCCGCATCTGACGCACGTGCCGTGGCCGGTCTATCCGCTGGTGGCCGCCGGAATCGTGGTGATGGTCTTCCTGCCGCGGTTCACCAAGGCCGTCCCGGCGCCGCTGATTGCGATCCTCGCGGTCACGGTGTTCGTGGCGCTGACGTCGGTGACGGTGCCGACGGTCGGTGACGAGGGCAAGCTGCCGGACAGCCTGCCGTCGCTGTTCTGGCCCGACGTACCGTGGAATTTGGACACGTTGCGGATCATCGCGCCGTACGCCGTGGCGATGGCGCTGGTCGGGCTGCTGGAGTCCCTGATGACCGCCAAGCTCGTGGACGACGTCACCGACACCCACTCGCACAAGACCCGTGAAGCCTGGGGACAAGGAGTCTCGAACGTCATCACCGGCTTCTTCGGTGGGATGGGCGGCTGCGCGATGATCGGCCAGACGATGATCAACGTGAAGGCCTCGGGCGCTCGTACCCGGATCTCGACCTTCCTGGCCGGCACGTTCCTGCTGATCCTCGTCGTCGGTCTCGGTGACCTGGTCGGCGACATCCCGATGGCCGCCCTGGTCGCGGTGATGATCATGGTCTCGGTCGGCACCTTCGACTGGCACAGCCTGCGGTCCTTGCGCCGGATGCCGCGCAGCGAAACCGTCGTCATGCTGTCGACGGTCGTGGTCGTCGTCATCACCCACAACCTCGCCATCGGTGTGATCGTCGGCGTCGTCGTCGCGATGATCCTGTTCGCGCGTCGCGTCGCGCACTTCACCACGGTCACCGACGTCGCCCACCTCGACGACGACACCAAGGTGTACGCCGTGACGGGGGAGCTGTTCTTTGCCTCCAGCAACGACCTGGTCTACCAGTTCGACTACCGCGGAGACCCCGCCAATATCGTCATCGATCTGACCGACTCCCACATCTGGGACGCCTCCACGGTCGCAACCCTGGACGCGATCACCACCAAGTACGCCCGCTACGGCAAGACCGTCCAGATCGTCGGGCTGAACCCCGCCAGCGCCGAACGCCACGAGCGCCTCGCCGGCAAACTCGGCGCCGGCCACTGA
- a CDS encoding Hsp20/alpha crystallin family protein, whose translation MLIRTDPFREFDRLAQQFFGSQSPGTWSRPTPMPMDAYRDGDQYVAVFDLPGISPDAIELDVERNVLTVKAERRPVELAEGAEMQVSERPLGVFSRQLFLGETLDADRIEASYDGGVLTLTIPIAEQAKPRKIAVTASGGDRKQIDA comes from the coding sequence ATGTTGATACGCACGGATCCGTTCCGGGAGTTCGATCGACTGGCGCAGCAGTTCTTCGGCAGCCAGTCGCCGGGCACGTGGTCGCGCCCGACCCCGATGCCGATGGACGCCTATCGCGACGGTGACCAGTACGTTGCGGTGTTCGATCTGCCCGGGATCTCACCGGACGCGATCGAACTGGATGTCGAGCGCAACGTGCTGACGGTGAAGGCCGAGCGCCGGCCGGTCGAACTCGCCGAGGGCGCCGAGATGCAGGTCTCCGAACGTCCGCTCGGAGTTTTCTCCCGGCAGCTGTTCCTGGGCGAGACCCTGGACGCGGACCGCATCGAGGCGAGCTACGACGGCGGCGTCCTGACACTGACGATCCCGATCGCCGAGCAGGCCAAACCGCGCAAGATCGCGGTCACGGCCAGCGGTGGCGACCGCAAACAGATCGACGCCTGA
- a CDS encoding DnaJ domain-containing protein, with protein MTASLRDLYAILGAAAEASDDDLDHAFRRLVLRHHPDTRASAAADHAADHAAESAAERAVASAQSDGDADQRLQEILNAYATLRDPIRRAAYDRIRVRRATAPAPRPGPPPAAPPATHVGRGIRVGAAIRVGPVRWQPP; from the coding sequence ATGACCGCGTCGCTCCGCGACCTGTACGCGATTCTCGGGGCCGCCGCCGAGGCCTCGGACGACGATCTCGACCATGCCTTCCGGCGCCTCGTCCTCCGGCACCACCCCGACACGCGTGCCTCGGCCGCAGCAGACCACGCAGCAGACCACGCAGCAGAGAGTGCGGCAGAGCGCGCAGTTGCGTCGGCACAGTCCGACGGCGACGCCGACCAGCGCCTGCAGGAGATCCTGAACGCCTACGCCACCTTGCGCGACCCCATCCGCCGCGCGGCCTACGACCGCATCCGAGTACGACGGGCCACGGCGCCCGCACCGCGACCCGGGCCACCACCCGCCGCGCCACCGGCGACGCATGTCGGCCGGGGAATCCGTGTCGGGGCGGCGATCCGAGTCGGGCCGGTGCGGTGGCAACCGCCTTAG
- a CDS encoding DUF2188 domain-containing protein produces MAPIDDVETYCDNGIWKSRWRNSIKPFAAGGGRERQVCQGATVAQWYGVDHIITNPDGTLAEHNSYRYLREHTANPA; encoded by the coding sequence ATGGCACCCATTGACGACGTCGAGACGTACTGCGACAACGGGATCTGGAAGTCCCGCTGGCGCAACAGCATCAAACCCTTCGCGGCCGGCGGAGGCAGAGAGCGTCAGGTCTGCCAGGGCGCAACCGTGGCGCAGTGGTACGGCGTGGACCACATCATCACCAACCCCGACGGCACCCTCGCCGAACACAACTCCTACCGCTACCTACGCGAGCACACCGCCAACCCCGCCTGA
- a CDS encoding RNA polymerase subunit sigma-70 — protein MIDSGGTADHADELQRGLVSHCYRMLGSITDAVEIAAKTSGYESATRACLQRAGTRPLPSSLGAPSARPEGTLTQNTEILWLEPIPASLMDDHPIDLGLIAALQRLDPLERATAVHHLEGLPTDFLTGRPGDVAPAPIVPSPLVTPDEALLARYRSAFERYDVPAIVALFTDDAIWEMPPFTSWFRGARDIGRLISTHCPAERPGDQYLVPLEANGHPAFAVYMRDPKDNVHRAFQFQVLTLTAAAVVHAVAFFDLTLFQTFQLPQALASLPPNPYDGTPKPHVERIPHPRG, from the coding sequence ATGATCGATTCCGGAGGTACGGCGGACCACGCTGACGAACTGCAGCGCGGTTTGGTCTCGCACTGCTACCGGATGCTCGGCTCGATCACCGACGCCGTCGAGATCGCCGCGAAGACGAGCGGATACGAGTCCGCGACCCGCGCCTGCCTGCAGCGCGCCGGCACCCGCCCGCTCCCGTCGTCCCTGGGCGCGCCGAGCGCCCGACCCGAAGGCACCCTCACCCAGAACACCGAGATCCTCTGGCTGGAACCCATCCCCGCGAGCCTGATGGACGACCACCCCATCGACCTCGGCCTGATCGCGGCCCTCCAACGCCTCGACCCCCTCGAACGCGCCACAGCCGTCCACCACCTCGAGGGCCTACCCACCGACTTCCTGACGGGTCGTCCCGGCGACGTCGCACCGGCACCGATCGTTCCGTCCCCACTCGTCACCCCCGACGAGGCGCTGCTCGCCCGGTACCGCAGCGCCTTCGAGCGGTACGACGTACCGGCGATCGTCGCGCTCTTCACCGACGACGCGATCTGGGAGATGCCACCGTTCACGTCCTGGTTCCGGGGTGCCCGCGACATCGGCCGCCTGATCTCCACCCACTGCCCGGCCGAACGCCCCGGCGACCAGTACCTCGTCCCGCTGGAAGCCAACGGCCACCCCGCGTTCGCCGTCTACATGAGAGACCCGAAGGACAACGTCCACCGAGCCTTCCAGTTCCAGGTCCTCACCCTGACCGCAGCCGCCGTGGTCCACGCAGTCGCCTTCTTCGACCTCACCCTCTTCCAGACCTTCCAACTACCGCAGGCCCTGGCCTCCCTCCCCCCGAACCCCTACGACGGCACCCCCAAACCCCACGTCGAACGCATTCCACATCCCCGCGGCTGA
- a CDS encoding sigma-70 family RNA polymerase sigma factor: MASALLHDPDELSTQLAVAAREGDLDALDRFIRTVHRDVRRYVAHLSADPHAVDDLTQETFLRALKSLHRFEGRSSARAWLLSIARRTVADDLRRKAARPRISGHDWQRAAEQAQPRNLPGFEDRIALAELLDRLPGDRRQVFVLTQLAGMPYAQTAAHLGCPIGTVRSRVARARTTLADLLAA, translated from the coding sequence ATGGCTTCTGCCCTGCTTCACGACCCAGACGAACTCTCGACACAACTGGCGGTTGCTGCGCGCGAGGGCGACCTCGATGCCCTCGACCGCTTCATCCGGACAGTGCACCGCGACGTACGGCGCTATGTCGCACATCTGAGTGCTGATCCGCATGCGGTCGACGACCTCACCCAGGAGACGTTCCTGCGGGCCCTGAAAAGCCTGCACCGCTTCGAGGGACGATCGTCGGCACGGGCGTGGCTGCTGTCGATCGCCCGGCGTACCGTCGCCGACGACCTCCGACGCAAGGCCGCACGCCCGAGAATCTCCGGCCACGACTGGCAACGCGCCGCCGAACAGGCCCAGCCCCGGAACCTTCCCGGCTTCGAGGACCGGATCGCCTTGGCCGAACTGCTCGACAGACTCCCCGGCGACCGCCGGCAGGTCTTCGTACTGACCCAACTGGCAGGCATGCCCTACGCACAAACCGCCGCACACCTCGGCTGCCCGATCGGCACCGTCCGCTCCCGCGTAGCCCGGGCCCGCACCACACTGGCCGACCTGCTGGCCGCCTGA
- a CDS encoding NmrA family NAD(P)-binding protein, producing the protein MLALTRNPESAASSALRSAGADVARCDMADTDALRRVFAGAYGVYSVQNPMIAGHDGEIQQGKNVADAAKATGVQHVVYASAGPGLRGTGVDSWESKLIIADHLRASGVPLTVLRPTAFMELMTDKDFYPPVSVWHVMPKLAGDQTPIPWLAVDDLGAIAARVFAEPPQFVGTELPLAAEFRSIAECRRAWRAAKGRSPRGFPMPVRLFERFVGKDLTTMWRWLAQNPVSADPAATAKLLGEITTVEEFLARPPNVTRA; encoded by the coding sequence GTGCTCGCGCTGACCCGCAACCCGGAATCAGCTGCCAGCAGTGCCTTGCGGTCCGCGGGTGCGGACGTTGCGCGCTGCGACATGGCCGACACCGACGCGCTGCGCCGCGTATTCGCCGGAGCCTACGGCGTCTACAGCGTGCAGAACCCGATGATCGCCGGGCACGACGGCGAGATCCAGCAGGGCAAGAACGTCGCCGACGCGGCCAAGGCGACCGGCGTACAGCATGTGGTGTACGCCTCGGCCGGACCAGGTCTGCGCGGTACCGGAGTCGACTCCTGGGAGTCGAAGCTGATCATCGCCGATCATCTGCGCGCGTCCGGCGTTCCCCTGACCGTTCTCCGACCGACGGCTTTCATGGAACTGATGACCGACAAGGACTTCTACCCGCCGGTCTCGGTCTGGCACGTCATGCCCAAGCTCGCCGGCGATCAGACACCGATCCCCTGGCTCGCGGTCGACGACCTCGGCGCGATCGCGGCCCGGGTCTTCGCTGAACCACCACAGTTCGTCGGTACCGAACTGCCGCTCGCCGCCGAGTTCCGCTCGATCGCCGAGTGCCGCCGTGCCTGGAGGGCGGCGAAGGGGCGTTCTCCCAGGGGCTTCCCGATGCCCGTGCGACTCTTCGAACGCTTTGTCGGCAAAGACCTCACCACCATGTGGCGCTGGCTGGCGCAGAACCCGGTATCCGCAGACCCCGCCGCGACGGCGAAACTCCTCGGCGAGATCACCACCGTCGAAGAATTCCTCGCAAGGCCGCCAAACGTCACCAGGGCCTGA
- a CDS encoding LuxR C-terminal-related transcriptional regulator: MEHADRLLRAADVHAGAGDYAAALDARERAFAALRAAGDTRIAARLAAYQISFDHLALFGNQSVARGWLERGIRLAADSGDCVEAGWVALARALHCSDARERAQQVADASLVAERFGDADLYFDVLAYAGLALVESGRITDGMRQLDEAAAAARGGEVGSETVAGEIYCKLLVACETTLDVRRAEEWTSVFRPLDGRPAVAWASAICRMHYGGILIAAGRWSDADQELTRAVELYDATYRALRGAALVRLAELRVRQGRLGEAGALIAEYGEDTYGVRPWARVAWANAGTEVDRAAVAARVAAVIGDSTSWTLATVPSLVLLAELQLGCGQQERARDTTTRLARLTAADPVDALLGYTRQVQASVSETDQAVAALGAAARHFGSAGLPLEQARARLRLAELIVDTDPGSAAAEARAAADTFAWLGAAAEVDRAWSVLRALGSPARTGAVGPGMLSDREKEVLSLVAQGLSNPDIAQRLFISRKTAAHHVSNLITKLGVRNRTEAAAWATRHNLDHAR; this comes from the coding sequence GTGGAGCACGCGGATCGGCTGCTTCGTGCAGCAGATGTGCACGCCGGGGCCGGCGATTACGCCGCCGCCCTCGACGCACGCGAGCGCGCCTTCGCCGCGCTCCGCGCCGCCGGCGACACCCGCATCGCGGCCCGGCTCGCGGCGTACCAGATCTCGTTCGACCACCTCGCGCTGTTCGGCAACCAATCGGTCGCCCGCGGCTGGCTGGAGCGCGGCATCCGGCTGGCCGCGGACTCCGGCGACTGTGTCGAAGCCGGCTGGGTCGCGCTCGCGCGGGCCTTGCACTGCTCGGACGCCCGGGAGCGCGCACAACAGGTCGCGGACGCGTCGCTGGTCGCTGAGCGGTTCGGCGACGCGGACCTGTACTTCGACGTCCTCGCGTACGCCGGTCTCGCCCTGGTCGAGTCCGGCCGGATCACCGATGGAATGCGGCAACTGGACGAGGCCGCCGCCGCGGCCCGCGGCGGCGAGGTGGGCAGCGAGACAGTCGCCGGCGAGATCTACTGCAAGCTCCTCGTGGCCTGTGAGACCACCCTCGACGTACGTCGTGCCGAGGAATGGACCTCGGTCTTCCGACCGCTCGACGGCAGGCCCGCGGTGGCCTGGGCGTCCGCCATTTGCCGGATGCACTACGGCGGGATCCTGATCGCCGCCGGACGCTGGAGCGACGCAGACCAGGAGCTGACCCGCGCCGTCGAGCTGTACGACGCCACCTACCGGGCGCTTCGTGGCGCGGCGCTGGTCCGGCTGGCCGAGCTGCGCGTACGGCAGGGGCGGCTCGGCGAGGCGGGCGCGCTGATCGCGGAGTACGGCGAGGACACGTACGGCGTACGCCCGTGGGCTCGGGTGGCTTGGGCGAACGCAGGCACCGAGGTCGACCGCGCGGCCGTCGCGGCGCGGGTAGCAGCCGTGATCGGCGACTCGACCTCGTGGACGCTTGCCACCGTTCCGTCGCTGGTCCTGCTCGCGGAGCTGCAGCTCGGCTGCGGACAGCAGGAGCGGGCCAGAGACACAACGACACGCCTGGCGCGCTTGACGGCGGCCGATCCCGTCGACGCACTGCTCGGTTACACGCGGCAGGTCCAGGCGTCTGTGTCAGAAACAGACCAGGCAGTCGCGGCGCTGGGTGCCGCAGCCCGCCACTTCGGCTCGGCGGGTCTTCCACTCGAGCAAGCGCGAGCGCGGCTCCGGCTGGCCGAGTTGATCGTCGACACCGACCCGGGGTCGGCCGCGGCCGAGGCGCGAGCCGCGGCCGACACCTTCGCCTGGCTCGGCGCCGCAGCGGAGGTCGACCGGGCGTGGTCGGTGCTCAGAGCACTGGGCAGCCCGGCGCGGACCGGAGCGGTCGGGCCCGGAATGCTGAGCGACCGCGAGAAGGAGGTCCTCTCCCTGGTTGCGCAGGGCCTGTCCAACCCCGACATCGCCCAACGACTGTTCATCAGCCGCAAGACCGCGGCCCACCACGTGAGCAACCTGATCACCAAGCTCGGCGTACGCAACCGAACCGAAGCCGCAGCCTGGGCAACCCGCCACAACCTCGACCACGCGCGCTGA
- a CDS encoding class I SAM-dependent methyltransferase, with protein MGTETFRITREQAELYEERFVPALFRNWVDLVLDGAGVHTGQRLLDVACGTGVVARSAADRVGSTGAVIGLDLNPAMLAVARDVRPELDWRAGDAGEIPFADDDFDVVTCQAGLMFFPDPTAALREMGRVTRPGGVVAVQVFSALSSQPAYGPWIEMVARHAGAVATEMLGTYWVHGDPGALRARCTDAGLRVVAQHDDVRPAYFPSVEAMVLTEVNATPLADRLQPAELRQILTESEHVLGRFRNSDRLEIPIAGYVLVATPT; from the coding sequence ATGGGCACCGAGACTTTCCGGATCACCCGCGAGCAAGCAGAACTGTACGAGGAGCGATTTGTGCCGGCGCTCTTCCGGAACTGGGTCGATCTGGTCCTCGACGGAGCCGGCGTACACACCGGCCAGCGTCTGCTCGATGTCGCCTGCGGCACCGGAGTGGTCGCTCGAAGCGCCGCGGATCGTGTTGGCAGCACCGGCGCAGTGATCGGTCTTGATCTGAACCCCGCGATGCTGGCGGTGGCGCGGGACGTGCGACCCGAGCTGGACTGGCGGGCCGGCGACGCGGGCGAGATCCCGTTCGCCGATGACGACTTCGACGTCGTGACCTGCCAGGCGGGCCTGATGTTCTTCCCCGACCCGACCGCCGCGCTGCGAGAGATGGGGCGAGTCACCCGACCGGGCGGGGTGGTAGCCGTCCAGGTGTTCTCGGCACTCTCGTCGCAGCCGGCCTACGGGCCGTGGATCGAAATGGTCGCCCGCCACGCCGGCGCGGTCGCGACCGAGATGCTCGGCACCTATTGGGTGCACGGCGACCCCGGCGCGCTCCGCGCCCGCTGTACCGACGCCGGGCTCCGGGTGGTCGCGCAGCATGACGACGTACGGCCGGCGTACTTCCCCTCGGTCGAGGCGATGGTGCTGACCGAGGTCAACGCCACCCCACTCGCCGACCGGCTGCAACCCGCCGAGCTGCGCCAGATCCTGACCGAGTCCGAGCACGTCCTTGGACGATTCCGAAACAGCGACCGCCTGGAGATCCCCATCGCCGGCTACGTCCTCGTCGCCACCCCGACGTGA
- a CDS encoding ArsB/NhaD family transporter yields MTIIAVVVFVVAYVLIASEWVHKLYAALGGAAVLLALGVTDAEHAFYSHETGVDWDVIFLLFGMMVIVGIVRRTGVFEYIAIWAAKRAKGSPLRVMILLTLITAVASALLDNVTTVLLIAPVTLLVCDRLGISPVPFLIAEVLASNIGGAATLIGDPPNIIIASRSGLTFNDFLVHMAPLVIIEMIVFTLVLPWLFKGSFRVDPERVDGVMRLNEREAIEDPRLLIKCGAVLLLVFAGFVGRAVVDIEPSVVALLGAGLLVLISRVETRHYMASVEWQTLLFFAGLFVMVGALVKTGVIGELADQIGKITEGRALLAVMLILVVSAVLSGIVDNIPYVATMSPVVLELTKGIQDPVQAEALWWSLAIGADFGGNATAVGASANVVVIGLALRAGHPISFWEFTRKGIVMTAITIVVAAPYLWLRYFVLS; encoded by the coding sequence ATGACGATCATCGCGGTGGTCGTGTTCGTGGTCGCCTATGTGCTGATCGCTTCGGAATGGGTGCACAAGCTGTACGCCGCCCTCGGGGGAGCGGCGGTGCTGCTGGCGCTCGGGGTGACCGATGCGGAGCACGCGTTCTACTCGCACGAGACAGGTGTCGACTGGGACGTCATCTTTCTGCTCTTCGGCATGATGGTGATCGTCGGCATCGTTCGCCGTACGGGTGTGTTCGAGTACATCGCGATCTGGGCGGCCAAGCGGGCGAAGGGGTCGCCGCTGCGGGTGATGATCCTGCTGACGCTGATCACCGCGGTGGCGTCGGCGTTGCTGGACAACGTCACGACGGTGCTGCTGATCGCGCCGGTCACGCTGCTGGTCTGTGATCGCCTCGGCATCAGTCCGGTGCCGTTCCTGATCGCTGAGGTGCTGGCGTCGAACATCGGCGGTGCGGCGACGCTGATCGGTGATCCGCCGAACATCATCATCGCCAGCCGATCCGGCCTGACATTCAACGACTTCCTGGTACACATGGCGCCGCTGGTGATCATCGAGATGATCGTCTTCACGCTTGTGCTGCCCTGGTTGTTCAAGGGCTCGTTCAGGGTGGACCCGGAGCGTGTGGACGGCGTGATGCGGCTGAACGAGCGGGAGGCGATCGAAGATCCGCGGCTGCTGATCAAGTGCGGTGCTGTGCTGCTGCTGGTCTTCGCCGGGTTCGTCGGCCGTGCGGTCGTGGACATCGAGCCGTCGGTGGTGGCGCTGCTCGGCGCCGGCCTGCTGGTGCTGATCTCTCGGGTGGAGACCCGTCATTACATGGCGAGTGTCGAGTGGCAGACGCTGCTGTTCTTCGCCGGGCTGTTCGTGATGGTCGGTGCTCTGGTGAAGACCGGCGTGATCGGTGAGCTGGCCGACCAGATCGGAAAGATCACCGAAGGCCGTGCGCTGCTGGCAGTGATGCTGATCCTGGTCGTGTCCGCGGTCCTGTCCGGGATCGTGGACAACATCCCGTACGTCGCCACGATGAGTCCGGTCGTGCTGGAGCTCACGAAGGGCATCCAGGATCCGGTCCAGGCGGAGGCGTTGTGGTGGTCGCTGGCGATCGGAGCGGACTTCGGCGGCAACGCGACCGCGGTCGGGGCGAGCGCCAATGTCGTCGTGATCGGGCTGGCGCTGCGGGCAGGGCATCCGATCAGTTTCTGGGAGTTCACCCGCAAGGGCATCGTGATGACGGCCATCACGATTGTCGTTGCGGCGCCGTACCTGTGGCTGCGCTATTTCGTTCTGTCCTGA
- a CDS encoding CBS domain-containing protein, which yields MRAGELAAPYPTVDLSTPVIDAARLMAAENLPGLIVVDGDRPVTILPGTQVLQLAVPGYCQDDPALARVIDERSADLFVRNLGDRTVAEALPQEHRDLPVLEPDATVLEIAAVMARSRSPLVAIAEHNGPLLGVITLDALLERVLA from the coding sequence ATGCGTGCTGGTGAACTTGCTGCGCCCTATCCGACGGTGGACCTGAGCACGCCGGTGATTGACGCGGCCAGATTGATGGCTGCCGAGAATCTTCCCGGTCTGATCGTGGTCGACGGCGACCGGCCTGTGACCATCCTGCCTGGCACGCAGGTGCTGCAGCTCGCCGTGCCGGGCTACTGCCAGGACGATCCCGCACTCGCGCGCGTCATCGACGAGCGATCTGCTGATCTGTTCGTTCGCAATCTGGGCGACCGCACGGTCGCGGAGGCGCTGCCGCAGGAACACCGAGACCTTCCGGTGCTCGAACCCGACGCCACAGTGCTCGAGATCGCCGCCGTCATGGCCCGATCACGCAGCCCGCTGGTAGCGATCGCGGAACACAACGGACCGCTGCTCGGCGTCATCACGCTCGATGCGCTACTGGAGCGCGTACTCGCGTAG
- a CDS encoding alpha/beta fold hydrolase: MRYDDWGARSEQWTGLRSMSTSVCGVPVHYVRADPDAAAAPGAATHLLVPPMTGSASMWIDLVPHLRRFGPVISVDLPGTIAGHTGAPYRRGPRADLDARFVVAFVRRLRLEGEVVLHGWSTGGLVAALAAGMMPGKTRGVVLVAPALPWRRASRTETLGWQTLGRLVVAAGPPTTRVALRLVGRRILASKRNAIKTPGDTSGSRTIRIGGDPDRVAGAQVALWLDDLDAASEHPERLAGTATAFASVIEAMFISQRTTNAALDSVRAPVLVLWGSDDPLVDPASLLQHARRPSWTSRSIEDVGHLLPLEVPDLYEEVVGTWLAGIGT; encoded by the coding sequence GTGCGGTATGACGACTGGGGTGCCCGGTCGGAGCAGTGGACCGGTTTGCGCAGCATGTCGACGAGCGTGTGCGGCGTGCCAGTGCACTACGTCCGTGCGGACCCTGATGCAGCCGCGGCTCCCGGCGCGGCGACTCACCTGCTCGTGCCCCCGATGACCGGCAGTGCAAGCATGTGGATCGACCTCGTCCCTCACCTGAGACGGTTCGGCCCGGTGATTTCCGTCGACCTCCCGGGGACGATTGCCGGCCACACCGGTGCTCCCTACCGACGCGGGCCACGTGCGGACCTCGACGCGCGATTCGTGGTGGCGTTCGTCCGCCGGCTCCGCCTCGAAGGCGAGGTGGTGCTGCACGGCTGGTCGACGGGTGGGCTGGTGGCGGCGCTCGCCGCAGGGATGATGCCCGGCAAGACTCGGGGAGTGGTGTTGGTTGCCCCGGCGCTGCCGTGGCGCCGGGCATCGCGGACTGAGACGCTCGGGTGGCAGACGCTGGGACGCCTCGTCGTCGCCGCCGGCCCGCCGACGACACGCGTCGCGCTGCGATTGGTGGGCCGGAGAATCCTGGCCTCCAAGCGCAACGCGATCAAAACTCCCGGGGATACGTCAGGTAGCCGCACCATCCGCATCGGCGGAGACCCGGACCGGGTCGCCGGTGCTCAGGTCGCCCTGTGGCTCGACGACCTCGACGCGGCGAGCGAGCACCCGGAGCGTCTGGCGGGCACAGCCACGGCGTTCGCGTCGGTGATCGAAGCCATGTTCATCTCCCAGCGGACGACGAACGCAGCGCTCGATTCCGTGCGCGCGCCCGTACTTGTGCTGTGGGGAAGCGACGATCCGCTGGTCGACCCCGCGTCGCTCCTGCAGCACGCCCGGCGGCCGAGCTGGACCTCCCGGTCGATCGAAGACGTCGGCCACTTGCTTCCCCTCGAGGTGCCCGACCTCTACGAGGAGGTAGTCGGCACGTGGCTCGCCGGCATCGGGACGTGA